From Deinococcus sp. HSC-46F16, the proteins below share one genomic window:
- a CDS encoding glycoside hydrolase family 10 protein: MKTLSPVRLALPLTLLLAGAVLPVAGATAPTPEPLPPVPAPVVPAPAPVDPAPPATPAEPAPVQPAPVPPAPVVPALPAAPVASPLAPPVSVPVVPAPVPPAPTQPAPISTVRGLWVDAFGPGLKTRQQVAQVVEDAARLGVNTLFVQAVRRGDCLCLRASVPPITDKDFEKNFDPLTIVTRLAHARGMRVIAWVSVTGGVNARVPNTSPRHVSRLHGPTAGANSWMSRRPDGSWQEGGDGWLDPAIPAAADHMVESVVSLVRNYPVDGVQLDRIRYPDGGAWGYDPKTLARYRAETGTKGTPAASDPRWQAWKREQVTALVRRVSLEVKAVRPTAWVTAATITYGAPPAPGDLAAFRKSRTYTDVLQDWPTWMREGYLDLNVLMNYKRDTVGEQGEWLDGWNAFAASVRGRAEVAGGTALYLNTPAVTASQARRTVATGLGWVGYSYRTPTLDVYGTRQSTGQGLEAIRAALTAPGGALAGRVDWQVKPPTLRGLSGRIVGTSVLGGRAVEAVQGAKVVARTTTDGGGHYGFLTLPAGPVEVRVGGQRWAEAVPEVGVVRLPDLLVRDSVAAPAASGKR, encoded by the coding sequence GTGAAGACCTTGTCCCCCGTGCGCCTTGCCCTGCCCTTGACCCTGCTGCTCGCGGGAGCGGTGCTCCCCGTGGCGGGGGCGACCGCGCCTACGCCCGAGCCTCTGCCGCCTGTCCCTGCGCCGGTGGTGCCCGCCCCGGCTCCGGTGGACCCCGCGCCCCCGGCGACGCCCGCCGAACCGGCCCCCGTGCAGCCCGCTCCCGTCCCTCCAGCGCCGGTGGTTCCGGCTCTCCCAGCGGCGCCCGTGGCCTCGCCGCTGGCTCCACCGGTGTCGGTGCCCGTCGTCCCGGCTCCCGTGCCGCCCGCCCCCACCCAACCCGCGCCCATCAGCACCGTGCGCGGCCTGTGGGTGGACGCGTTCGGGCCAGGGCTCAAGACGCGGCAGCAGGTCGCGCAGGTCGTGGAGGACGCCGCGCGGCTGGGGGTCAATACCCTCTTCGTGCAGGCGGTGCGGCGGGGCGACTGCCTGTGCCTGCGGGCCAGCGTGCCGCCCATCACCGACAAGGACTTCGAGAAGAACTTCGACCCCCTGACCATCGTGACCCGGCTGGCGCACGCGCGGGGCATGCGGGTGATCGCCTGGGTCAGCGTGACGGGCGGGGTCAACGCCCGCGTGCCCAACACCAGCCCCCGCCACGTCTCGCGGCTGCACGGCCCGACCGCCGGGGCCAACTCGTGGATGTCCCGCCGCCCGGACGGCTCCTGGCAGGAGGGCGGCGACGGCTGGCTCGACCCGGCCATTCCCGCCGCCGCCGACCACATGGTCGAGTCGGTGGTCAGCCTCGTCCGCAACTACCCGGTGGACGGCGTGCAGCTCGACCGCATCCGCTACCCCGACGGCGGCGCGTGGGGCTACGACCCCAAGACGCTGGCCCGCTACCGCGCCGAGACGGGCACCAAGGGCACGCCCGCCGCCTCCGACCCGCGCTGGCAGGCCTGGAAGCGCGAGCAGGTCACGGCGCTGGTGCGCCGCGTCAGCCTGGAGGTCAAGGCCGTGCGCCCGACCGCCTGGGTCACCGCCGCGACCATCACCTACGGGGCACCGCCCGCGCCGGGCGACCTCGCGGCCTTCCGCAAGTCGCGCACCTACACCGACGTGTTGCAGGACTGGCCGACCTGGATGCGCGAGGGCTACCTCGACCTCAATGTCCTGATGAACTACAAGCGTGACACGGTGGGCGAGCAGGGCGAATGGCTGGACGGCTGGAACGCCTTTGCCGCCAGCGTGCGCGGCCGCGCCGAGGTCGCGGGCGGCACGGCCCTGTACCTCAACACGCCCGCCGTGACCGCCTCGCAGGCCCGGCGCACGGTCGCCACCGGGCTGGGGTGGGTGGGCTACTCCTACCGCACGCCCACCCTGGACGTGTACGGCACCCGCCAAAGCACCGGGCAGGGGCTGGAGGCGATTCGCGCGGCCCTCACCGCGCCGGGCGGGGCGCTGGCGGGCCGGGTGGACTGGCAGGTCAAGCCGCCGACCCTGCGGGGACTCTCCGGGCGAATTGTGGGGACCTCCGTACTGGGGGGCCGGGCGGTGGAAGCCGTGCAGGGCGCCAAGGTCGTTGCCCGGACCACCACGGATGGGGGCGGGCACTACGGGTTCCTGACGCTGCCCGCCGGACCGGTCGAGGTCCGGGTTGGAGGGCAGCGGTGGGCCGAGGCGGTGCCGGAGGTCGGCGTGGTGCGGCTGCCGGACCTGCTGGTGCGGGATTCGGTGGCGGCTCCGGCGGCGAGTGGGAAGCGGTAG
- a CDS encoding NCS2 family permease — protein MTTTPASTGGFLDRYFGLRAAGSTVGTEVRAGLTTFLTMSYVLFVNPQILGTAIQVPNAFVQLLMTTAIAAAFGSLAMGLVAKYPFAQAPGMGLNAFFAFTVVGGLGVPWQTALGAVFISGVLFVLLSVLGARQAIVRAIPNVLKFSITAGIGAFLAFIGLRNAGIVVANEATIVGLGRLTAAPSVVALTGLVITAALLARRVKGAILWGILAATVLAIVLQLPVYVGANGQPAPFSGFTGRFLGIFDTPVWPASLIGQLDIAGALGLGLLSVVFTFFFVDFFDATGTLTGLAQKAGYLNEQGDMPRARRVFAMDGLAAMFGALMGTSTTTAYVESASGIEDGGRTGLTAVVVGVLFLLAMFLWPLASAIPAAATAPALILVGALMLEGLRHVNWDDVTESIPAFLTIIAMPLTFSIANGVSWGVISLCGIKLLSGRGREVHPILYGVAVLLLARYIWLSE, from the coding sequence GTGACGACGACTCCAGCTTCGACGGGCGGGTTTCTCGACCGCTACTTCGGCCTCCGGGCGGCGGGCAGCACGGTGGGCACCGAGGTGCGGGCGGGCCTGACCACCTTCTTGACCATGAGCTACGTGCTGTTCGTGAATCCGCAGATTCTGGGCACGGCGATCCAGGTCCCCAATGCCTTCGTGCAACTGCTGATGACCACCGCCATCGCCGCCGCGTTCGGCTCGCTGGCGATGGGGCTGGTAGCGAAGTACCCGTTCGCGCAGGCGCCGGGCATGGGCCTGAACGCGTTCTTCGCCTTCACGGTGGTGGGGGGGCTGGGGGTGCCGTGGCAGACGGCGCTGGGGGCGGTCTTCATCTCGGGCGTGTTGTTTGTGCTGCTCAGCGTGCTGGGCGCCCGGCAGGCCATCGTGCGGGCGATTCCCAACGTGCTGAAGTTCTCCATCACGGCGGGGATCGGGGCCTTTCTGGCCTTTATCGGGCTGCGGAATGCCGGGATTGTGGTGGCGAACGAGGCGACCATCGTCGGCCTGGGCCGCCTGACCGCCGCGCCGTCGGTGGTGGCCTTGACCGGACTCGTCATCACGGCGGCGCTGCTGGCCCGGCGGGTCAAGGGCGCGATTCTGTGGGGCATCCTGGCGGCCACGGTGCTTGCCATCGTCCTCCAGCTTCCCGTGTACGTGGGCGCGAACGGGCAGCCCGCGCCCTTCAGCGGCTTTACCGGGCGCTTCCTGGGCATCTTCGACACCCCGGTGTGGCCCGCCTCGCTGATCGGGCAGCTCGATATCGCCGGAGCGCTGGGGCTGGGGCTGCTCAGCGTGGTGTTCACCTTCTTTTTCGTGGACTTCTTCGACGCGACCGGAACCCTGACGGGCCTCGCGCAAAAGGCCGGGTACCTGAACGAGCAAGGCGACATGCCCCGCGCCCGGCGCGTCTTTGCGATGGACGGCCTCGCGGCGATGTTCGGGGCCTTGATGGGCACCTCGACCACGACCGCCTACGTGGAATCGGCGTCGGGCATCGAGGACGGGGGCCGCACCGGGCTGACCGCCGTGGTGGTGGGCGTGCTGTTCCTCCTCGCCATGTTCCTGTGGCCGCTGGCGAGCGCAATCCCCGCCGCCGCGACCGCGCCCGCCTTGATCTTGGTCGGGGCGCTGATGCTCGAGGGCCTGCGCCACGTCAACTGGGACGACGTGACCGAGAGCATTCCCGCCTTCTTGACCATCATCGCCATGCCGCTGACCTTTTCCATCGCCAACGGGGTGAGCTGGGGCGTGATCAGCCTGTGCGGCATCAAGCTGCTGTCGGGCCGGGGCCGCGAGGTGCATCCCATCCTGTACGGGGTGGCCGTGCTGCTGCTGGCGCGGTACATCTGGCTTTCGGAGTAA
- a CDS encoding ABC transporter transmembrane domain-containing protein, with the protein MPPSPNPQSAGPATLGPGVTRRLYGLLTPYRRTVGLGLLLLVGSVAAELYPPLVWIRVVDQGIPARDWTLIGWQLALLVGMFGLQQLLSAWRGLLLERAGQQLTLDLRLAVYRKLQGQSASYFESQRTGDLIARVTGDVDALQDVLVRGTDAVLANALRLIGVVAIFIALQPLLGVLVTLPMLAVALMLRRYARTVRPAYRAARTRLGDLTALITDRLGGVRVVQGFAREAAEEHRVAALAGELYAEQVKAVALRNRAFPLARFVANFGNVIMLGGGAWLILAGQFTLGGLLAYRGYGRYFYGPIDDLVNIGDLLQRAEASGRRVFEVLDAPVAVAERPGARPLPEPARGEVRFEGVTFGYDPARPVLRDVTLTIPAGQRVAVLGPSGAGKSTLLSLVPRGHDPLEGRVLLDGMDVRDLTLESLRTHAVTMPQDTFLFHDTVLANVRYARPDAGDAEVEGALEAAYALAFVQALPQGLDTVVGERGVRLSGGQRQRLAIARTLLARPTVLLLDEPTSAVDAESEAVVVAALGRLMRGRTALIVTHRLSLARTSDRVLVLDGGRVVEDGPPDVLRARDGAYAALERAARGLDGTLPGEWPDDLPLPAEPVNAE; encoded by the coding sequence GTGCCCCCCAGCCCCAATCCCCAGAGCGCAGGCCCCGCCACGCTCGGCCCCGGCGTGACCCGCCGCCTCTACGGCCTGCTCACGCCCTACCGCCGCACGGTGGGGCTGGGCCTGCTGCTGCTGGTGGGCAGCGTGGCCGCCGAGCTGTATCCGCCGCTGGTGTGGATTCGGGTGGTGGATCAGGGAATTCCGGCGCGGGACTGGACCTTGATCGGGTGGCAGCTTGCCCTGCTCGTCGGCATGTTCGGGCTACAACAGCTCCTCTCCGCGTGGCGCGGGCTGCTGCTGGAGCGGGCGGGGCAACAGCTCACGCTGGACCTCCGGTTGGCGGTGTACCGCAAGCTTCAGGGCCAGTCCGCGAGCTACTTCGAATCGCAGCGCACCGGAGACCTGATCGCCCGCGTGACCGGGGACGTGGACGCCCTGCAAGACGTGCTGGTGCGCGGGACGGACGCGGTGTTGGCGAATGCGCTAAGGCTGATCGGCGTGGTCGCCATCTTCATCGCGCTGCAACCGCTCCTCGGCGTGCTCGTCACGCTGCCCATGCTGGCCGTCGCGCTGATGCTGCGGCGCTACGCCCGGACGGTGCGGCCCGCCTACCGAGCGGCGCGGACCCGGCTGGGGGACCTCACGGCGCTGATCACCGACCGCCTGGGCGGGGTGCGGGTGGTGCAGGGCTTCGCGCGGGAGGCGGCGGAGGAACACCGGGTCGCGGCGCTCGCGGGCGAGCTGTATGCGGAGCAGGTGAAGGCCGTCGCCCTGCGCAACCGCGCCTTTCCACTGGCCCGCTTCGTGGCGAACTTCGGCAACGTGATCATGCTGGGGGGCGGCGCGTGGCTGATTCTGGCGGGGCAGTTCACGTTGGGCGGCCTGCTCGCGTACCGGGGCTACGGTCGCTACTTCTACGGCCCGATCGACGACCTCGTGAATATCGGGGACCTCCTGCAACGCGCCGAGGCGAGCGGGCGGCGGGTCTTCGAGGTGCTCGACGCGCCCGTGGCGGTGGCCGAGCGTCCCGGTGCGCGTCCCCTCCCCGAACCGGCGCGGGGGGAGGTGCGCTTTGAAGGCGTGACCTTCGGCTACGACCCCGCCCGCCCGGTGCTGCGCGACGTGACGTTGACCATTCCGGCGGGGCAGCGGGTAGCCGTGCTGGGGCCGTCGGGAGCGGGCAAAAGCACACTGCTCTCGCTGGTCCCGCGTGGGCATGACCCGCTGGAAGGCCGCGTCCTGCTGGACGGAATGGACGTGCGCGACCTCACGCTGGAGAGCCTCCGCACCCACGCCGTCACCATGCCGCAAGACACCTTCCTCTTCCACGACACGGTGCTGGCAAACGTGCGCTACGCCCGCCCGGACGCTGGCGACGCGGAAGTCGAGGGGGCGCTGGAGGCCGCCTACGCGCTTGCTTTCGTGCAGGCGTTGCCGCAGGGACTGGACACGGTGGTAGGCGAGCGTGGGGTCAGGCTCAGCGGGGGCCAGCGCCAGCGCCTCGCCATCGCGCGGACGCTGCTCGCGCGGCCCACTGTGCTGCTGCTCGATGAGCCGACCAGCGCCGTGGACGCCGAGAGCGAGGCCGTCGTGGTGGCGGCCCTGGGGCGGCTGATGCGTGGGCGAACGGCATTGATCGTGACCCACCGCCTCAGCCTCGCGCGGACCTCCGACCGGGTGCTCGTGCTCGACGGGGGCCGGGTGGTGGAGGACGGTCCACCCGACGTGCTGCGGGCGCGGGACGGCGCCTATGCCGCGCTGGAACGGGCCGCGCGGGGGCTGGACGGCACGCTGCCGGGCGAGTGGCCGGACGACCTGCCGCTGCCCGCCGAACCCGTCAACGCGGAGTGA
- the dnaX gene encoding DNA polymerase III subunit gamma/tau — MSAIYQRARPIRWDQVVGQEHVKDVLKTALEQGRVGHAYLFSGPRGVGKTTTARLIAMTANCTGPSPKPCGECESCLAVRAGSHPDVLEIDAASNNSVDDVRDLREKVSLAAMRGGKKIYILDEAHMMSRAAFNALLKTLEEPPSHVIFILATTEPEKIIPTILSRCQHYRFRRLTPEEIAGKLAGLAQREGMTAEPEALNLIGRLADGAMRDGESLLERMLAAGTAVTKAAVEDALGLPPGERVRGIAGALVLGDAATALQGAAALYREGFAARTVVEGLVAAFADALHAELGLEGQALEGADVPRLLKLQAALDEQESRFARSADGLSLELALTHALLAADGGGATSAPAGAAAASSVPADVTQRLSRLERELAELRTSGVRAGPAPTQEAPAPQPTARRSAPATPPPIQEAPVSAPVPVQGNWADVTRQASMQLRAFLKPARMHAEPGYVSLSYDEKNAFHAKQIASKFDEVATLVLKVFGPVTFELVAPEGGRRVRLGGGGDGPGPGGGGGGGGVSPSPGPAPASPPPARAAAPKADIPAFEPSPRPRASRGPDFAPVERAAPEKPVAQAAPQARAATATLDAPPPAPLRPAPPPSPDDVAPAPLAESGPAPWEDDHAADPPPPPEGAQGGDRVAPPGASRELYIVEEVTQEPDWDDIGGSVDGPAPSLEDAPFADVVSARPAPTPRPAVPAPAPAQAAPSRPGDIRAHPLYEEIKGRFSGRVREIGKNRRVQAAAADAPGADDEGEAEGPEAQT; from the coding sequence ATGAGCGCCATCTACCAACGTGCCCGGCCCATCCGCTGGGATCAGGTGGTCGGACAGGAACACGTCAAGGACGTGCTGAAAACCGCGCTGGAGCAGGGGCGGGTGGGCCACGCCTACCTCTTTTCCGGGCCGCGCGGGGTGGGCAAGACGACCACCGCCCGCCTGATCGCCATGACGGCCAACTGCACCGGGCCGAGTCCGAAGCCCTGCGGCGAGTGCGAGAGCTGCCTCGCGGTGCGGGCGGGGTCGCACCCCGACGTGCTGGAGATTGACGCGGCGTCGAACAACTCGGTGGACGACGTGCGCGACCTGCGCGAGAAGGTCTCCCTGGCGGCCATGCGCGGCGGCAAGAAGATCTACATCCTCGATGAGGCGCACATGATGAGCCGGGCGGCCTTCAACGCCCTGCTCAAGACGCTGGAGGAGCCGCCCAGCCACGTCATCTTCATCCTGGCGACGACCGAGCCGGAAAAAATCATTCCGACGATCCTCTCGCGCTGCCAGCATTACCGCTTTCGCCGCCTGACGCCGGAGGAAATCGCGGGCAAGCTTGCGGGGCTGGCCCAGCGCGAGGGCATGACGGCCGAGCCGGAAGCCCTGAACCTGATCGGGCGGCTGGCCGACGGCGCCATGCGCGACGGCGAGAGCCTGCTGGAGCGGATGCTCGCGGCGGGGACGGCGGTCACGAAAGCGGCGGTCGAGGACGCCTTGGGACTGCCCCCCGGCGAGCGGGTGCGGGGCATCGCGGGGGCGCTGGTGCTGGGGGACGCGGCGACGGCTCTTCAGGGCGCGGCGGCGCTCTACCGCGAGGGCTTCGCGGCACGGACGGTGGTGGAGGGACTGGTCGCGGCCTTCGCGGACGCCCTGCACGCCGAGCTGGGGCTGGAGGGGCAGGCGCTGGAGGGCGCCGACGTGCCCCGGCTGCTGAAGCTGCAAGCCGCGCTGGACGAGCAGGAGTCACGCTTTGCCCGCTCGGCGGACGGCCTGAGCCTGGAACTGGCGCTGACCCACGCCCTCCTCGCGGCGGATGGGGGAGGGGCGACCAGTGCTCCCGCTGGAGCTGCCGCCGCATCCTCCGTTCCGGCCGATGTGACGCAGCGCCTGAGCCGCTTGGAACGTGAGCTGGCCGAGTTGCGAACTTCGGGGGTGCGGGCGGGTCCGGCACCGACCCAGGAGGCTCCGGCCCCCCAGCCCACGGCGCGGCGGTCCGCTCCGGCGACGCCCCCGCCCATTCAGGAGGCCCCAGTGTCTGCCCCCGTCCCCGTGCAGGGCAACTGGGCGGACGTGACCCGGCAGGCGTCCATGCAGCTCCGGGCCTTTCTCAAGCCTGCCCGGATGCACGCCGAACCCGGCTACGTGAGCCTGAGCTACGACGAGAAGAACGCCTTCCACGCCAAGCAGATCGCCTCAAAATTCGACGAGGTGGCCACGCTGGTGCTGAAGGTCTTCGGCCCGGTGACCTTCGAACTCGTCGCGCCCGAGGGCGGGCGGCGGGTGCGGCTGGGGGGTGGCGGGGACGGTCCGGGGCCGGGAGGCGGTGGTGGGGGAGGGGGCGTGTCGCCGTCCCCTGGACCGGCGCCCGCCAGCCCTCCTCCCGCACGGGCGGCGGCGCCAAAGGCGGATATCCCCGCTTTCGAGCCGTCCCCCCGCCCCCGCGCCTCACGGGGGCCGGACTTCGCCCCGGTGGAGCGGGCGGCACCGGAGAAGCCCGTTGCCCAGGCCGCGCCCCAGGCCCGCGCGGCGACCGCCACTCTGGACGCTCCCCCACCCGCGCCCCTACGTCCCGCCCCACCCCCCAGTCCCGACGACGTGGCGCCCGCGCCGCTCGCTGAGTCCGGTCCCGCCCCCTGGGAGGACGACCACGCCGCCGACCCGCCCCCCCCGCCCGAGGGCGCACAGGGTGGGGACCGGGTGGCCCCGCCGGGCGCGTCCCGCGAGCTGTACATCGTGGAGGAGGTGACCCAGGAGCCCGACTGGGACGACATCGGCGGTTCGGTGGACGGGCCAGCGCCCTCGCTGGAGGACGCCCCCTTCGCGGACGTGGTGTCTGCGCGACCAGCGCCCACCCCGCGCCCGGCGGTCCCGGCCCCCGCACCTGCCCAGGCCGCCCCCTCCCGCCCCGGCGACATCCGCGCCCATCCCCTATACGAGGAGATCAAAGGCCGCTTTTCGGGCCGTGTGCGCGAGATCGGCAAAAACCGCCGTGTCCAGGCCGCCGCTGCCGATGCGCCGGGAGCGGACGACGAGGGTGAGGCCGAAGGCCCCGAGGCCCAGACCTAG
- a CDS encoding flavin reductase family protein, with protein sequence MTTPAHDGIPPFEFRQTLGRFASGVTVITAADGDERRGMTASAFVSVSLTPPLILVSVDHRAQMHALLSRPEVGRFGVSVLSAAQRHLSDHFAGRPGPEEAVPWFTHEGLPLIGGSVAQLVCRKQEVIPAGDHTLYLGLVEYARYTDDDPLVYFRGQYHELV encoded by the coding sequence ATGACCACTCCCGCCCACGACGGTATTCCCCCCTTCGAGTTCCGGCAGACGCTGGGGCGCTTTGCCAGCGGCGTGACCGTCATCACGGCGGCGGACGGGGACGAGCGGCGGGGCATGACGGCGAGTGCGTTCGTGTCGGTCAGCCTGACCCCGCCGCTGATTCTGGTCAGCGTGGACCACCGCGCCCAGATGCACGCGCTGCTCTCGCGGCCCGAGGTGGGGCGCTTCGGCGTCAGCGTCCTCTCTGCCGCGCAGCGCCACCTCAGCGACCACTTCGCCGGGCGGCCGGGTCCCGAGGAGGCGGTGCCGTGGTTTACCCACGAGGGCCTGCCCCTGATCGGCGGCAGCGTGGCGCAGCTCGTGTGCCGCAAGCAGGAGGTCATCCCGGCAGGCGACCACACCCTCTACCTCGGGCTGGTCGAGTACGCCCGCTACACCGACGACGACCCGCTGGTCTACTTCCGGGGCCAGTACCACGAGCTGGTCTGA